In a genomic window of Thiosocius teredinicola:
- a CDS encoding lipopolysaccharide biosynthesis protein has protein sequence MPSLSQRVAHSSLWLAGSRLVVRSIGLISTLILARLLTPDDFGIVALASAFYFVIQTLSDLRFEQALISLRDTSDADFDTAWSMNAIRGGGIALILLLGAYPYAALMDDMRLVGVMLLVALIPVIDGLRNPRFIMFEKAMDLRREFVLQVTTKLAGFFVTITLTLIYREYWTLIVGNIAATLASVAMTYRFARERPRFSLASFRRLINFSGWLMGGQLVTAVLGRAQLFLVGAYLPAAKVGVLHVGSEIANMATHEVLTPIRRALLPALAHLSGDEGNHRKAFRYAMTSIVGLALPIGLGIVMLADRLVPLLLGDQWLGAIDVMRFVAVVGALSAISSMGDTVLISKGHTKPLFRRELLKLAYVIPGLWIGIRLGGFEGLLVAWLVVAHLELAVNLDMLRRHTGVNPIALLAASWRSVLAVAGMVAALWGSMQVLPPPGSGLGSDIASVAALIVIGALTYGSLHLALWLAAGKPDGFEARALHIVGGLRKRS, from the coding sequence GTGCCGTCTCTATCGCAGCGCGTCGCCCACAGCAGCCTCTGGCTCGCCGGAAGCCGCCTGGTGGTGCGATCGATCGGCCTGATCAGCACGCTGATCCTGGCGCGACTGCTGACGCCGGATGACTTCGGTATCGTCGCCCTGGCTTCGGCATTCTACTTCGTCATCCAGACCCTGAGCGACTTGCGCTTCGAGCAGGCCTTGATCTCGCTGCGCGATACGAGCGATGCAGACTTCGACACCGCCTGGTCGATGAACGCCATCCGCGGTGGCGGTATCGCGCTGATTTTGTTGCTCGGGGCATATCCCTATGCCGCGCTGATGGACGACATGCGCCTGGTCGGCGTCATGTTGCTGGTGGCGCTGATCCCTGTCATCGACGGTCTGCGCAATCCACGCTTCATCATGTTCGAGAAGGCCATGGATCTGCGGCGAGAGTTCGTTCTGCAGGTAACGACCAAGCTCGCGGGATTCTTCGTAACGATCACACTGACCCTGATCTATCGCGAATACTGGACGCTGATCGTCGGCAATATTGCAGCGACGCTGGCGAGCGTCGCCATGACCTATCGCTTCGCACGTGAACGCCCCCGCTTCTCACTGGCTTCATTTCGACGGTTGATCAATTTCTCGGGGTGGCTGATGGGTGGGCAGCTGGTGACCGCCGTGCTCGGCAGGGCGCAACTCTTCCTCGTCGGCGCCTACCTGCCGGCGGCCAAGGTAGGCGTGCTGCACGTGGGGTCAGAGATCGCCAACATGGCGACGCACGAAGTGCTGACGCCGATCCGGCGCGCCCTGCTACCCGCGCTCGCCCACTTGTCAGGCGACGAAGGTAATCACCGCAAAGCGTTCCGCTACGCCATGACGAGCATCGTCGGCTTGGCGCTGCCGATCGGTCTGGGGATCGTTATGCTGGCGGACCGCTTGGTGCCGTTGCTGCTGGGCGATCAATGGCTGGGGGCGATCGACGTGATGCGCTTCGTCGCGGTGGTCGGCGCGCTGTCGGCGATCTCCAGTATGGGCGACACGGTGCTGATATCGAAGGGACACACCAAGCCGCTGTTCCGCCGCGAGCTGTTGAAGCTGGCGTATGTGATACCTGGATTGTGGATCGGCATCAGATTGGGGGGGTTCGAGGGCCTGCTGGTCGCGTGGCTCGTCGTCGCCCACCTCGAACTCGCTGTGAATCTGGATATGTTGCGCCGGCACACCGGCGTCAACCCGATCGCACTGCTGGCCGCTTCGTGGCGCTCTGTGTTGGCCGTTGCCGGCATGGTTGCTGCTCTCTGGGGTTCAATGCAGGTATTGCCGCCACCCGGCAGCGGCCTGGGTTCCGACATCGCCAGCGTTGCGGCATTGATCGTTATCGGTGCCCTCACCTACGGATCGCTCCATCTGGCGCTGTGGCTGGCGGCCGGCAAACCGGATGGCTTCGAGGCGCGTGCGCTGCACATCGTCGGCGGCCTGCGCAAACGATCCTGA
- a CDS encoding glycosyltransferase family 4 protein, which yields MKRRPSILFVLPWELSAAGGVNQVVLNLAREAARRHRLRPIIFCADWSHERFVEGDYEGITLISGRLRQPLAPENPMRNLAGFAFSMRRQLAEWRKFISENNVRIISMHYVGLHYFVFAMLRAFTPLKLRLLYSLHGADLTELRALGPGGMAMLRWMLRQGHRVICCSDDLARRARNTLKIDERRVVTIHNGIDIEELDNSRHVDYQPNIGEFDNYLLSVGTFEHKKGQDVLLHAYTQLLREGLKSALVLIGRNTPHLKTLRSTVRQLGLHHHVFFILDLDHGRTLAAIRNARLLVQPSREEPFGITLLEAGYLETPIVATRVGGIPEVLGSYYPYLAESENPDALAQAIDDALFNPTETGRQINLMKRRVATTFTWGSAYSSYEAFWTRKQR from the coding sequence ATGAAACGCCGACCCAGCATTCTGTTTGTATTGCCTTGGGAACTGTCCGCCGCAGGCGGCGTTAATCAGGTGGTACTGAATCTTGCGCGCGAGGCCGCGCGGCGCCACAGATTGCGCCCCATCATCTTCTGCGCCGACTGGTCGCACGAACGCTTCGTAGAGGGCGACTACGAGGGAATCACCCTGATCTCCGGCCGTCTTCGCCAACCGCTCGCCCCGGAGAACCCGATGCGCAACCTGGCGGGCTTCGCCTTCAGCATGCGCCGACAACTTGCCGAATGGCGCAAGTTCATCTCCGAAAACAACGTGCGCATCATCAGCATGCACTATGTCGGCCTGCATTACTTTGTGTTCGCCATGCTGCGGGCGTTCACGCCGCTGAAACTGCGCCTGCTGTACTCGCTGCACGGCGCCGATCTTACCGAGCTGCGCGCACTAGGGCCCGGCGGCATGGCGATGCTGCGCTGGATGTTGCGTCAGGGGCATCGCGTTATCTGCTGTTCCGACGATCTCGCCCGGCGCGCGCGCAACACCCTGAAGATCGACGAACGCCGGGTGGTAACGATTCACAACGGCATCGATATCGAAGAGCTGGACAACAGCAGACACGTCGACTACCAACCCAACATCGGCGAATTCGACAACTACCTGCTGAGCGTCGGCACATTCGAGCACAAGAAAGGCCAGGACGTGCTGCTGCATGCCTACACCCAACTGCTGCGTGAAGGACTCAAGTCGGCGCTGGTACTTATCGGCCGCAACACGCCGCACCTCAAGACGCTGCGCAGCACAGTCCGGCAACTGGGCCTACACCACCACGTGTTCTTCATTCTCGATCTCGACCACGGCAGAACGCTGGCGGCGATTCGCAATGCCCGGTTGCTGGTGCAGCCATCGCGCGAAGAGCCTTTCGGCATCACGCTGCTCGAGGCCGGATACCTGGAGACGCCGATCGTCGCAACGCGGGTTGGCGGCATACCCGAGGTTCTGGGCAGCTACTACCCCTATCTTGCCGAAAGCGAGAATCCGGATGCCCTCGCCCAGGCTATCGACGATGCGCTGTTCAACCCTACCGAGACAGGACGCCAGATCAACCTGATGAAACGACGCGTGGCCACAACCTTTACCTGGGGAAGCGCGTACAGCAGCTACGAAGCATTCTGGACGAGAAAGCAACGCTAG
- a CDS encoding ABC transporter ATP-binding protein, which produces MSTLRIKNLAGNGVNAGELNIGSGECVAVHGPSGAGKTLLLRAIADLDEAAGELWLNDQARSDMRAPEWRRQVMYVAAESAWWHELVRDHAEHWDSGVLQALGFTDEVLDWDVQRLSSGERQRLAIARALAHGPSVLLLDEATANLDQSNTARVEQLVDTWCKSTDGCVLWVSHDPAQRARIADRVMHIEQGVLRQGDVA; this is translated from the coding sequence GTGAGCACACTGCGTATCAAGAATCTGGCGGGCAACGGGGTGAACGCCGGCGAGCTCAACATTGGCAGTGGCGAATGCGTTGCCGTGCATGGCCCGTCGGGCGCAGGCAAGACTTTGCTGTTGCGCGCCATCGCCGATCTCGACGAGGCCGCGGGCGAACTGTGGTTGAACGACCAGGCACGCAGCGATATGCGCGCACCCGAATGGCGTCGACAGGTCATGTACGTGGCGGCAGAAAGCGCATGGTGGCACGAACTGGTACGTGACCACGCAGAGCACTGGGACAGCGGTGTATTGCAGGCGCTCGGCTTTACAGACGAAGTGCTCGACTGGGACGTACAGCGCCTTTCGAGCGGCGAACGCCAACGCCTGGCGATCGCCCGCGCCCTGGCGCACGGTCCCAGCGTGTTGCTGCTTGATGAAGCGACCGCAAACCTCGATCAATCGAATACCGCACGGGTAGAGCAGCTGGTCGACACTTGGTGCAAAAGCACCGATGGCTGCGTCTTGTGGGTCAGCCACGATCCAGCGCAACGAGCGCGCATCGCAGATCGCGTGATGCACATCGAACAAGGCGTTTTGAGGCAAGGCGATGTCGCCTAG
- a CDS encoding ABC transporter permease, translating into MSPSGLILLSPWDLSLAAGLMVLLAILSWQLRLGIGRRMLIAGARSTVQLLLLGLVLKTLFSAAHPGLVALLAFVMLAVAGYEVMARQKHRLRGVWGYGTGALSMFLSSFSIAILALVVLLQPTPWYTPQYAIPLLGMLLGNTMNGIAVALDNLTRQTLDKRHQIEARLALGQTAVQAIGDIQRDALRAGLIPIVNSMSTAGIVSLPGMMTGQILAGSPPMEAAKYQLLILFLIAAGTGLGSMAAVLLASRRMFDARSRLRRDRLT; encoded by the coding sequence ATGTCGCCTAGCGGCCTGATTCTGCTGTCGCCATGGGATCTGAGCCTGGCTGCCGGCTTGATGGTATTGCTGGCGATACTGTCGTGGCAGCTGCGCCTGGGCATCGGGCGGCGCATGCTGATCGCCGGCGCCCGCAGCACCGTTCAGCTACTGTTGCTCGGGCTGGTGCTGAAGACGCTGTTCAGCGCCGCACACCCCGGGCTGGTCGCCCTGCTCGCGTTCGTTATGCTGGCTGTCGCCGGCTACGAAGTCATGGCGCGACAGAAACATCGGCTACGCGGCGTGTGGGGCTACGGCACCGGCGCCTTGTCGATGTTTCTGTCGTCGTTCTCGATCGCGATACTCGCGCTGGTCGTGCTGTTGCAGCCGACCCCGTGGTACACGCCGCAATATGCGATCCCGCTACTGGGCATGCTGCTCGGCAACACGATGAACGGTATTGCGGTTGCCCTAGACAACCTGACCCGGCAGACGCTCGACAAACGCCATCAAATCGAAGCACGCTTGGCACTTGGGCAAACCGCAGTCCAGGCGATCGGAGACATACAGCGTGACGCACTTCGCGCCGGCTTGATCCCAATCGTGAACTCCATGAGCACGGCTGGTATCGTCAGCCTGCCAGGGATGATGACCGGCCAGATCCTCGCCGGCAGTCCGCCAATGGAAGCAGCCAAGTACCAGTTGTTGATTTTGTTCTTGATTGCCGCCGGCACCGGCCTCGGCAGCATGGCAGCGGTATTGCTTGCTTCGCGACGCATGTTCGACGCCCGTAGCCGCTTACGACGAGATCGACTGACCTGA
- a CDS encoding glycosyltransferase family 2 protein — MPARLTLSLITPVFNTPPDYLAAVAQSLPAAVGRHSYEWIIVDDGSTDGPTCAMLGELATQPEVRLLTNTKTKGAAGARNTGADVSQAPYLVFVDADDLLQSGGIESLLDAITNNPQLRCVVADFEQFEDAPGDVDVAPELLADSECVPVHEPDIARRLIFETLFNQGSYVVERSLFFDLGGFDERFRIGEDWLLWMRLAVRKEIYYCRRLVMWQRRGHASVMSGSLSATQAVVAPYLAARRDTQFVDLKKPLRWRISKLYGLLAQRNADGGSYWNSVRFAMLAALWSVNDLGQWWNVVRVAAGQAPR, encoded by the coding sequence ATGCCGGCCCGATTGACCCTCAGCCTCATCACCCCAGTTTTCAATACCCCGCCGGACTATCTGGCGGCTGTGGCGCAGTCGCTACCCGCCGCCGTCGGGCGGCACAGCTACGAATGGATCATCGTGGACGATGGCAGTACCGATGGGCCAACGTGTGCGATGTTGGGTGAGCTCGCAACACAGCCCGAGGTCCGGTTGTTAACGAATACCAAGACCAAGGGTGCGGCGGGTGCTCGCAATACCGGAGCCGACGTGTCGCAGGCTCCCTACCTGGTGTTCGTCGATGCCGACGACCTGTTGCAGTCGGGCGGGATTGAATCGTTGCTTGATGCGATCACCAACAATCCGCAGCTGCGTTGCGTGGTGGCCGACTTCGAGCAGTTCGAAGACGCGCCGGGTGACGTTGACGTTGCTCCCGAGCTGTTGGCCGACAGCGAGTGCGTGCCGGTGCATGAACCGGATATCGCGCGCCGATTGATCTTCGAAACACTGTTCAACCAAGGCTCTTACGTGGTCGAGCGCAGTCTGTTTTTCGATCTCGGGGGGTTCGATGAGCGCTTCCGCATCGGTGAGGATTGGTTGTTGTGGATGCGGCTTGCAGTGCGCAAAGAGATCTACTATTGCCGGCGTCTGGTAATGTGGCAGAGGCGCGGTCATGCGTCGGTTATGTCGGGTAGTCTAAGCGCCACGCAGGCGGTCGTTGCGCCGTACCTCGCTGCACGAAGGGACACGCAATTTGTCGATCTGAAGAAACCGCTGCGTTGGCGCATCAGCAAACTGTACGGCCTGCTCGCACAGCGCAACGCAGATGGCGGAAGCTATTGGAACAGCGTGCGATTCGCCATGTTGGCGGCGCTGTGGTCGGTCAATGATCTCGGGCAGTGGTGGAATGTCGTCCGCGTAGCCGCCGGGCAGGCGCCTCGCTAG